One window of Mus caroli chromosome 11, CAROLI_EIJ_v1.1, whole genome shotgun sequence genomic DNA carries:
- the C11H17orf97 gene encoding protein LIAT1 isoform X1, producing MAGRGGTGAAEYGEEGEEEEEEEAREGGAEGSPGSKLPPIVGTASELAKRKVKKKKKKKKTKGSGKGDADKHHSRGRKNQPLSSSFHDILNPHKDHGSRAEPRDKEENRQTLPYSYSINHPCFAEIEDTLSSQINESLRWDGILTDPEAEKERIRIYKLNRRKRYRLMALKCFHSDPCVEESVENLPYLSDKDCSPCSKQPSSKGDHGHSYFEASKLLHPELATTVAE from the exons ATGGCCGGCCGTGGTGGGACCGGAGCGGCGGAGTATGGTGAGGAGggcgaggaagaggaggaggaggaggcgcgGGAAGGCGGAGCTGAGGGCTCCCCGGGGTCCAAGCTGCCTCCCATCGTGGGCACCGCCTCCGAGCTGGCCAAACGGAaggtgaagaagaaaaagaagaagaaaaagactaaAGGATCGGGCAAGGGCGACG CAGATAAACATCACAGTCGAGGTCGGAAGAATCAGCCACTTTCTTCATCTTTCCATGACATCTTAAATCCCCACAAAGACCATGGCTCGAGAGCAGAGCccagagacaaagaggaaaataGGCAAACCCTTCCCTATTCATACAGCATTAATCACCCCTGCTTTGCCGAAATAGAAGACACCCTTTCCAGCCAGATCAACGAGAGTCTGCGCTGGGATGGGATTCTCACCGACCCTgaggcagaaaaggaaaggatCCGCATCTACAAGCTCAACCGAAGGAAGCGGTACCGTCTCATGGCCCTCAAGTGCTTCCATTCTGACCCCTGCGTGGAAGAGAGCGTGGAGAACCTGCCCTACCTCTCAGACAAAGACTGCAGCCCCTGCAGCAAGCAGCCCAGCTCTAAGGGCGACCACGGGCATAGCTACTTTGAGGCCTCGAAGCTCCTGCACCCAGAATTAGCCACCACTGTGGCAGAGTGA
- the C11H17orf97 gene encoding protein LIAT1 isoform X2, translated as MAGRGGTGAAEYGEEGEEEEEEEAREGGAEGSPGSKLPPIVGTASELAKRKVKKKKKKKKTKGSGKGDDKHHSRGRKNQPLSSSFHDILNPHKDHGSRAEPRDKEENRQTLPYSYSINHPCFAEIEDTLSSQINESLRWDGILTDPEAEKERIRIYKLNRRKRYRLMALKCFHSDPCVEESVENLPYLSDKDCSPCSKQPSSKGDHGHSYFEASKLLHPELATTVAE; from the exons ATGGCCGGCCGTGGTGGGACCGGAGCGGCGGAGTATGGTGAGGAGggcgaggaagaggaggaggaggaggcgcgGGAAGGCGGAGCTGAGGGCTCCCCGGGGTCCAAGCTGCCTCCCATCGTGGGCACCGCCTCCGAGCTGGCCAAACGGAaggtgaagaagaaaaagaagaagaaaaagactaaAGGATCGGGCAAGGGCGACG ATAAACATCACAGTCGAGGTCGGAAGAATCAGCCACTTTCTTCATCTTTCCATGACATCTTAAATCCCCACAAAGACCATGGCTCGAGAGCAGAGCccagagacaaagaggaaaataGGCAAACCCTTCCCTATTCATACAGCATTAATCACCCCTGCTTTGCCGAAATAGAAGACACCCTTTCCAGCCAGATCAACGAGAGTCTGCGCTGGGATGGGATTCTCACCGACCCTgaggcagaaaaggaaaggatCCGCATCTACAAGCTCAACCGAAGGAAGCGGTACCGTCTCATGGCCCTCAAGTGCTTCCATTCTGACCCCTGCGTGGAAGAGAGCGTGGAGAACCTGCCCTACCTCTCAGACAAAGACTGCAGCCCCTGCAGCAAGCAGCCCAGCTCTAAGGGCGACCACGGGCATAGCTACTTTGAGGCCTCGAAGCTCCTGCACCCAGAATTAGCCACCACTGTGGCAGAGTGA